A region from the Arachis ipaensis cultivar K30076 chromosome B01, Araip1.1, whole genome shotgun sequence genome encodes:
- the LOC107635773 gene encoding cx9C motif-containing protein 4, translating into MPQPSKEPCKKEACDIQACLSKNNFLPQRCMKPIELLNSCCEKCDFKSTHCASLSGLLKQKPK; encoded by the exons atgCCGCAGCCGAGCAAGGAGCCCTGCAAGAAAGAGGCCTGCGACATTCAAGCTTGCCTATCCAAGAATAACTTTCTCCCTCAAAG GTGCATGAAACCCATTGAACTGCTGAACTCCTGTTGTGAGAAATGCGATTTTAAGTCAACTCACTGTGCTTCCCTTTCTGGACTCTTGAAGCAAAAGCCAAAATGA
- the LOC107635762 gene encoding prolycopene isomerase, chloroplastic — MHTMNMMMGAATFRYPALAPPLVPSERVSTAKWKVQVASSSPPSSTATAEADVVVVGSGIGGLCCAGLLARYEQDVLVVESHDRPGGAAHSFDIKGYKFDSGPSVFSGLQSKGSQPNPLAQVLDALGESIPCATYDSWDVYIPEGDFRFRVGPTEFLKDLEKYAGPNAVQEWKKLMDTILPLSTAAMALPALSIRGDFGVLSTAAVRYAPSLIKSFVQMGGPFGAKRLSRPFSEILDGLHIKDPFIRNWIDLWSFIFSGLKTNGVISQEMVYMLAEWYKPGSCLEFPNHGSAAIVDALVRGLEKFGGRISLRSHVEKIVVENGRAIGVKLRSGQFIRAKKAVVSNASMWDTLRLLPKDVIPKSYSDKIKTTPQCESFMHLHLGIDAEGIRDDLGIHHVVVNDWERGVDAEQNVVLVSVPSVLSPDMAPPGKHVLHAYIPGTEPFELWEGLERTSPEYRKLKAERSEVIWKAVERVLGEGFRREKCEVKLVGSPLTHRRFLRRHRGTFGPALEAGKESFPGSSTPIPQLFCCGDSTFPGIGIPAVAASGAIAANSLVSVSQHSQLLDAIGI; from the exons ATGCATACCATGAATATGATGATGGGAGCTGCAACGTTTCGATATCCTGCTCTTGCTCCTCCTCTTGTTCCAAGTGAGAGAGTATCCACAGCCAAGTGGAAGGTGCAGGTGGCATCTTCCTCTCCTCCTTCATCCACGGCCACGGCAGAAGCTGATGTTGTGGTGGTTGGCAGTGGGATAGGCGGACTGTGTTGTGCAGGACTTCTGGCAAGATACGAGCAGGATGTGCTTGTTGTCGAAAGCCATGACCGCCCCGGCGGGGCTGCCCATTCTTTTGATATCAAAGGCTACAAGTTTGATTCTGGTCCATCTGTATTCTCTGGCTTGCAATCAAAGGGTTCTCAGCCTAATCCTCTTGCCCAG GTTCTAGATGCATTGGGCGAGTCTATCCCATGTGCCACTTATGATTCATGGGATGTCTACATCCCTGAAGGTGACTTCAGGTTTCGAGTAGGGCCTACGGAATTTTTGAAG GACCTTGAGAAGTATGCAGGACCAAATGCTGTTCAAGAATGGAAGAAACTTATG GATACCATACTTCCACTTTCAACAGCAGCAATGGCGCTTCCTGCTCTATCTATTCGAGGAGATTTTGGCGTTCTTTCGACAGCAGCAGTTAGATATGCTCCTTCTCTCATAAAATCCTTTGTTCAAATGGGGGGACCTTTTGGGGCCAAAAGACTTTCCAGACCATTCTCGGAAATACTTGATGGATTGCACATAAAAGACCCTTTCATACGGAATTGGATTGACCTATGGTCATTCATATTTTCAGGGTTGAAAACTAATGGTGTAATCTCACAAGAGATG GTGTATATGCTTGCAGAATGGTACAAACCAGGAAGCTGTCTAGAATTCCCCAATCATGGAAGTGCTGCTATTGTTGATGCTCTTGTAAGAGGACTCGAGAAATTTGGTGGACGGATTTCTCTTCGGAGTCATGTGGAAAAAATTGTTGTTGAAAACGGCAGAGCCATTGGAGTCAAGCTGAGAAGTGGTCAA TTCATACGAGCTAAAAAGGCTGTTGTGAGCAATGCATCAATGTGGGACACTTTGCGTTTGCTGCCTAAAGACGTTATTCCAAAGTCTTACTCGGATAAGATTAAAACCACCCCTCAATGTGAATCGTTCATGCATCTCCATTTGGGAATTGATGCTGAG GGTATCCGCGACGATCTGGGGATTCATCACGTAGTTGTAAATGACTGGGAAAGAGGTGTTGATGCTGAACAGAATGTAGTGCTGGTATCAGTACCCAGTGTACTTAGTCCTGATATGGCACCACCTGGGAAACATGTGTTACATGCTTATATACCAGGAACTGAACCATTCGAGTTATGGGAAGGACTTGAACGTACAAGTCCCGAATACAGAAAGCTCAAAGCTGAGAGATCAGAGGTTATCTGGAAAGCTGTGGAGCGAGTGCTTGGCGAAGGCTTCAGGAGGGAGAAATGTGAAGTGAAGTTAGTTGGAAGTCCACTGACACATAGAAGGTTTCTTAGAAGGCACAGAGGAACATTTGGGCCAGCACTGGAAGCTGGCAAAGAAAGCTTTCCTGGCTCTTCAACTCCCATCCCACAGCTCTTCTGTTGTGGAGACTCCACCTTTCCTGGAATTGGGATCCCTGCCGTTGCTGCCAGTGGTGCAATTGCAGCAAATTCGTTAGTTTCAGTGTCTCAACATTCCCAGTTGCTTGATGCAATTGGTATATGA